One genomic segment of Methanofastidiosum sp. includes these proteins:
- a CDS encoding AzlD domain-containing protein yields MNEFDMLAIFIIIISGIITYSLRFGGLLIGNMLSKHKFIENLIKALPGTLLLSFIIPSIISEGFFGAISALSAGIIAKKTNNVLIALIVGMAIIILFRNIM; encoded by the coding sequence GTGAATGAATTTGACATGCTAGCAATATTCATAATAATAATCTCAGGCATTATCACATACTCTTTAAGATTTGGAGGATTATTAATAGGAAATATGCTATCAAAACATAAATTCATTGAAAATTTGATAAAGGCCCTGCCAGGAACGCTACTTCTTTCGTTTATTATCCCGAGTATAATATCAGAAGGATTTTTCGGCGCCATAAGTGCTCTTTCAGCAGGTATTATAGCAAAGAAGACAAACAACGTACTCATTGCTTTGATAGTTGGAATGGCCATAATAATTTTGTTCAGAAATATAATGTAA
- a CDS encoding SAM-dependent DNA methyltransferase — protein MSNEALAVQKLWNYCNVLRDDGVSYGDYVEQLTYLLFLKMDDEQTKSPFNRESKIPKDLNWESLLKKDGDELEVHYRHILESLGKEKGMIGVIFRKAQNKIQDPAKLKRLVMLIEGEETWMGMGIDVKGAIYEGLLQKNAEDIKSGAGQYFTPRALIKAMVDVIRPKPGETICDPACGTGGFLLASYDLISKYPLNVEEKKFLREGTFHGWDIVDSVVRLCTMNLYLHGIGGEDSPIVTDDALTSDPGDRFDIVLTNPPFGKKSSITIVNGEGKIEKESLTYQRNDFWATTSNKQLNFLQHVKTLLEINGRAAIVVPDNVLFEGGAGETVRKRLLQQCDVHTLLRLPTGIFYAQGVKANVLFFDKRAASEKPWTEKLWIYDLRTNIHFTLKTNTLKYEDLEDFINCYNPENRHERRETERFKAFTYEEIMKRDKTNLDIFWLKDESLGDSENLPDPKLLALEIAEDLESALDEFKRIYEELEE, from the coding sequence ATGAGTAACGAAGCACTTGCCGTACAAAAGCTATGGAACTACTGCAATGTCCTAAGGGACGATGGGGTTAGTTATGGCGATTATGTAGAGCAACTCACCTACTTATTATTTTTAAAAATGGATGATGAGCAGACTAAATCCCCTTTCAACAGGGAGTCAAAGATACCAAAAGATCTCAACTGGGAGAGTCTTCTAAAAAAGGATGGCGATGAGCTTGAAGTACATTATCGGCACATTCTAGAATCTCTGGGAAAGGAAAAAGGAATGATCGGAGTCATCTTCAGAAAAGCCCAGAACAAGATTCAAGACCCGGCAAAACTAAAGAGGCTTGTCATGCTTATCGAAGGGGAAGAGACCTGGATGGGCATGGGTATCGATGTAAAGGGGGCAATCTATGAAGGCTTGCTACAGAAAAATGCAGAGGATATCAAAAGTGGAGCTGGCCAGTATTTCACGCCTAGAGCACTAATAAAAGCGATGGTTGATGTAATAAGACCAAAACCTGGTGAAACTATCTGCGACCCAGCATGCGGAACTGGAGGATTCCTTTTAGCATCATATGACTTGATCTCTAAATATCCACTGAATGTTGAAGAAAAGAAGTTCCTAAGAGAAGGCACCTTCCACGGCTGGGACATTGTGGACAGCGTTGTAAGGCTCTGCACAATGAACCTCTACCTCCACGGCATCGGTGGAGAAGATAGTCCAATAGTAACTGACGATGCCTTAACATCCGACCCAGGAGACAGATTTGACATAGTCCTCACTAATCCTCCTTTTGGGAAGAAGAGCAGCATCACAATAGTAAACGGCGAAGGTAAGATTGAGAAAGAATCTCTAACCTACCAAAGAAACGACTTCTGGGCAACTACTTCTAACAAGCAGCTTAATTTCCTGCAGCATGTTAAAACTTTATTAGAGATAAACGGTAGGGCAGCAATAGTCGTCCCTGATAATGTGCTTTTCGAAGGCGGAGCTGGAGAAACAGTAAGAAAAAGATTGCTCCAGCAGTGCGATGTCCACACACTTCTTAGACTTCCAACGGGTATCTTCTACGCCCAAGGCGTCAAAGCAAATGTATTGTTCTTTGATAAAAGAGCTGCCAGCGAAAAGCCCTGGACAGAAAAGCTCTGGATATACGACCTAAGGACTAACATCCACTTCACACTAAAAACTAACACCCTAAAATATGAAGACCTAGAGGATTTCATAAACTGCTACAATCCAGAAAATAGACACGAGAGAAGAGAAACTGAAAGATTCAAAGCCTTTACCTATGAAGAGATCATGAAAAGAGACAAGACAAATCTAGACATCTTCTGGCTAAAAGACGAGAGTCTAGGCGACTCAGAAAATCTTCCAGACCCAAAGCTCCTAGCATTAGAAATTGCAGAAGATTTGGAGTCAGCACTTGACGAGTTTAAAAGAATATATGAAGAATTAGAAGAATAG
- a CDS encoding PAS domain-containing sensor histidine kinase: MKKEIKNDINNSEYPLTTKEIVEGISRASPIGIGIVKDRKFIFVNDFLCDMLEYSKEELIGNNSRMVYPTDEDYEYVGRIKYQQMKKTNVGTVETRFRTKSGKILNVILSSSYTEKDKPEKGAIFTALDITERKKIEDQLVNTQKNLKTFINGIPESAFLIDTQGIVVEANDTLSRRLGVSKDKMIGASAYNLLDMETSARRKEYVTRVISSKLPLKIEDVRSGRIIENNLYPILDGNNEVTYVAVIGLDVTERKKSEEIIKQLNDNLKLLNKILRHDISNDLTVVSLSLEMIETKDEELKNKAFNAIKRSVDLIEKIRSLESTMVTRYNLKPVVIGQITELIKKSYSNININLINDCTVMADEALVSVIENIINNSITHGKTNKIDIEVASDEGICQIKIIDYGIGIPEHIKERVFDEEFSYGENKGTGLGLYISKKTIERYGGEIEVKDTKPNGATFVIKLGMTK, encoded by the coding sequence TTGAAAAAAGAAATAAAAAATGACATTAACAACTCAGAATACCCCTTAACTACAAAAGAGATTGTTGAGGGCATATCAAGGGCCTCCCCAATAGGTATCGGTATTGTTAAGGATAGGAAGTTTATTTTTGTCAATGATTTCCTTTGTGATATGCTAGAATATTCTAAAGAAGAGCTTATAGGGAATAATTCTCGCATGGTTTATCCAACTGATGAAGACTATGAATATGTTGGGAGGATAAAATATCAACAAATGAAAAAAACTAATGTTGGCACAGTCGAAACACGATTTAGAACAAAATCTGGAAAAATACTTAATGTGATTCTCTCTTCTTCTTATACAGAGAAGGATAAGCCTGAGAAGGGGGCAATATTCACAGCACTTGATATTACTGAAAGAAAAAAAATAGAAGATCAATTAGTGAATACTCAGAAAAACCTTAAAACTTTTATAAATGGTATCCCGGAATCTGCTTTTTTAATTGATACTCAAGGGATTGTAGTTGAAGCCAACGATACCCTATCAAGGAGGTTAGGAGTCTCGAAAGATAAAATGATTGGGGCATCTGCATATAATCTGCTTGACATGGAAACATCTGCTAGAAGAAAAGAATATGTTACGAGAGTTATTTCCTCCAAATTGCCATTAAAAATTGAGGATGTCCGTTCTGGCAGAATTATTGAAAATAATCTATATCCAATTCTTGATGGCAATAACGAAGTTACTTATGTAGCTGTTATTGGATTGGATGTTACTGAAAGAAAAAAAAGCGAAGAAATAATCAAGCAGTTGAATGATAATCTAAAATTGCTAAACAAAATACTAAGGCATGACATTTCAAATGATTTAACTGTTGTTAGCCTATCACTAGAGATGATTGAAACAAAGGATGAGGAACTAAAAAATAAGGCTTTCAATGCTATTAAAAGAAGTGTAGATTTAATTGAAAAAATAAGGTCTCTTGAATCTACGATGGTTACACGATACAATCTGAAACCCGTTGTCATTGGGCAAATTACTGAATTAATCAAGAAAAGTTATAGCAATATCAATATTAATCTAATTAATGATTGCACTGTAATGGCCGATGAAGCGTTGGTATCTGTTATTGAAAATATCATTAATAATTCTATTACCCATGGAAAAACGAATAAAATTGATATAGAAGTAGCTTCAGATGAAGGCATTTGCCAGATAAAGATTATTGACTATGGTATAGGAATTCCAGAACATATAAAGGAAAGAGTATTCGATGAAGAGTTCAGTTATGGTGAAAATAAGGGGACAGGATTAGGATTATACATCTCTAAGAAAACGATTGAAAGATATGGTGGCGAAATAGAAGTCAAAGATACTAAACCTAATGGGGCCACATTTGTAATAAAATTGGGAATGACCAAATAA
- a CDS encoding DEAD/DEAH box helicase family protein has translation MDNEARAREDIDKMLFDCGWVVQDYKMMDLSASRSVAVREFPLLTGFADYLLFIDRKACGVIEAKRVGIPLGGVADQSMRYVGGLPDDIPSYGTPLPFVYNSTGKETSFVDLRDPRPRSRRVFSFHRAETLREYLSDERTLRNKLQEMPILLTDGLRDCQIEAVTNLERSFKDARPRALIQMATGSGKTFTAISFVYRLIKHSNAKRVLFLVDRNNLGKQAMIEFSQYKTPDDGRKFTELYNVQHLSSNVIDPASRVCISTIQRVYSMLRGEIEMQEEAEEQSLFDQDIDGAPVDVSYNPFIPIETFDFIITDECHRSIYNLWRQVLEYFDSFIIGLTATPSKQTLGFFNQNLVMEYNHERAVADGVNVGYDVYRINTAITEKGSTVEAGFYIDKRDRLTRQVRWESLDEDFKYEGRDLDRSVVAPDQIRAVVKTFKERVFTEIFPGRKTVPKTLIFAKDDSHAEDIVNIVREEFGQGDEFCKKITYRTMGEKPEDLISSFRNSYNPRIAVTVDMISTGTDIKPLECLVFMRDVKSRVYFEQMKGRGTRTISPTDLRGVTPDAYTKTHFVIIDAVGVCETDKTDSMPLERAKNVPLEKLLMGMALRKKNRDMITSLAGRLSKIDLQMNEKEKQEIQNIAGKNINQIVNELLDAVDPDKTIEKAKEMFNTSEPTKEELNKATEELLNRASKPFDNPKFRSRIIEIKKKNEQIIDNISKDEIIFAGFDDLAAEKARIIVNNFKNFIQENKDELTALQIIYSNPYPTRFLTYDAIKELAEAIERPPYYLTPDNLWAAYEKLEKSKVKGAGPHKLLTDIVSLLRFELGESKILEPFSYTVDKRFEEWISNKKKQGVTFTEEQIEWLRMIKDHISTSMSITKEDLEQTPFHNKGGLFRANKIFDGKIDNVMKDLQESLVSK, from the coding sequence ATGGATAACGAAGCTAGAGCCAGGGAAGACATTGACAAGATGCTTTTTGATTGTGGTTGGGTTGTTCAGGATTATAAAATGATGGATCTCAGTGCTTCAAGAAGTGTTGCTGTAAGAGAGTTCCCTCTTCTAACAGGATTTGCAGACTACCTTCTATTTATTGATAGAAAAGCATGTGGTGTCATTGAGGCAAAAAGAGTTGGAATTCCACTTGGTGGCGTTGCAGACCAATCGATGAGGTATGTTGGAGGTTTGCCAGATGATATCCCTTCTTACGGAACTCCACTGCCTTTTGTATATAATAGCACTGGAAAAGAAACTTCGTTTGTTGACCTCAGAGACCCAAGACCACGCTCAAGGAGAGTTTTCTCTTTCCATAGGGCTGAAACATTGAGGGAATATCTATCCGATGAAAGGACATTAAGAAATAAATTACAAGAGATGCCCATATTACTAACTGATGGATTAAGAGACTGCCAGATTGAAGCTGTGACAAATCTTGAAAGATCATTTAAAGATGCAAGACCTCGTGCATTAATCCAGATGGCAACAGGTTCTGGGAAAACTTTCACAGCAATTAGCTTCGTTTATCGTTTGATAAAGCACTCAAATGCAAAGAGAGTCCTTTTTTTGGTAGATAGAAACAATCTAGGCAAACAAGCCATGATTGAGTTTAGCCAGTATAAAACACCCGATGATGGGAGAAAGTTTACTGAACTTTATAACGTCCAGCATCTCTCTTCAAATGTAATTGACCCAGCAAGCAGAGTTTGCATTTCAACTATCCAAAGGGTCTATTCAATGCTTAGAGGGGAAATTGAGATGCAAGAAGAAGCAGAAGAGCAGTCACTTTTTGACCAGGATATTGATGGCGCTCCAGTTGATGTTTCTTATAATCCTTTTATTCCTATTGAAACATTTGATTTCATTATAACTGATGAGTGTCACAGGTCTATTTACAATCTTTGGAGGCAGGTTTTGGAGTATTTTGATTCATTTATTATTGGCCTTACGGCTACCCCTTCAAAACAGACCCTTGGATTTTTCAATCAGAATCTTGTGATGGAGTACAATCACGAGCGAGCAGTTGCAGATGGAGTTAATGTCGGATACGATGTTTATAGAATTAATACTGCGATAACTGAGAAAGGTAGCACTGTTGAGGCAGGATTTTACATTGATAAAAGAGACAGACTTACAAGACAAGTTAGGTGGGAGTCTCTTGATGAAGATTTCAAGTATGAAGGGCGAGACCTGGATAGGTCAGTTGTTGCACCAGACCAGATAAGGGCTGTGGTAAAAACATTCAAAGAAAGAGTATTTACTGAGATATTCCCTGGAAGAAAAACTGTACCAAAGACACTAATATTTGCCAAAGACGATTCGCATGCGGAAGATATAGTAAACATAGTAAGGGAAGAGTTTGGGCAGGGGGACGAATTCTGTAAAAAAATTACTTATAGGACTATGGGAGAAAAACCAGAAGATCTGATAAGTAGTTTCAGGAACTCTTACAATCCAAGGATTGCTGTAACTGTAGATATGATATCAACTGGTACAGATATCAAACCACTAGAGTGTCTAGTGTTCATGAGGGATGTTAAATCCAGAGTTTATTTTGAGCAGATGAAAGGAAGAGGTACAAGAACTATCTCCCCAACTGATTTGAGGGGTGTCACGCCTGACGCATATACTAAAACTCATTTTGTTATTATAGATGCAGTTGGCGTTTGTGAAACAGACAAAACTGATTCAATGCCTCTTGAAAGGGCAAAGAACGTACCATTGGAAAAACTACTTATGGGAATGGCCCTAAGGAAAAAGAACAGAGACATGATTACATCTCTTGCCGGCAGACTATCAAAAATTGACTTACAGATGAATGAAAAGGAGAAACAAGAAATTCAGAACATAGCTGGAAAGAATATTAATCAAATAGTAAACGAACTACTTGATGCAGTTGATCCAGACAAAACTATTGAAAAGGCAAAAGAGATGTTCAATACTAGTGAGCCCACTAAAGAAGAGCTAAACAAGGCTACCGAAGAGCTTCTAAATAGAGCAAGTAAGCCTTTTGATAATCCAAAGTTTAGATCTAGAATTATTGAGATAAAAAAGAAAAATGAGCAGATAATTGATAACATTAGTAAGGATGAAATTATATTTGCTGGCTTTGATGATTTGGCAGCTGAGAAGGCAAGAATTATTGTAAATAACTTCAAGAATTTCATTCAGGAAAATAAGGATGAGCTAACTGCACTTCAAATTATCTATAGCAATCCCTACCCAACAAGATTTTTGACATATGATGCAATTAAGGAACTTGCTGAAGCTATAGAAAGGCCACCTTACTACCTTACACCTGATAATTTGTGGGCAGCTTATGAAAAGCTAGAGAAATCTAAGGTAAAGGGTGCAGGACCACACAAACTACTTACAGATATTGTATCTCTCTTAAGATTTGAGCTTGGAGAGAGTAAGATCCTTGAGCCTTTTTCTTATACTGTTGACAAGAGATTTGAAGAGTGGATTTCGAACAAGAAAAAGCAAGGTGTTACTTTTACTGAGGAGCAGATAGAATGGCTTAGAATGATAAAAGACCACATTTCTACTTCAATGAGTATTACTAAAGAGGATCTTGAGCAGACCCCATTCCATAATAAGGGAGGACTTTTTAGAGCTAACAAAATCTTTGATGGAAAAATTGATAATGTAATGAAAGATTTACAAGAATCACTGGTGAGCAAGTGA
- a CDS encoding AzlC family ABC transporter permease: protein MKSNFIKGFTATIPVGLSVCAYGLVLGVLAYSKGVTFFELLFMDIVTFAGSAQLLMVELWKDPLPFTEILFAVFAINLRYLLIGASLTPLFKGSSLFEKAALMHLVADENWAVTMSRLKKEKITPYFLFGGGVCLVIFWVVSTLAGHTFGFIISDPYSVGLDFVIIIIFTALVASFYDGKDSIFPWVIAALFAYLSFLFIPGKWYIVIGGIAGAFSYSLLKHFRGDESE, encoded by the coding sequence ATGAAATCGAATTTTATAAAAGGATTTACGGCCACCATACCTGTTGGGCTATCTGTCTGTGCCTATGGTCTTGTTTTAGGCGTTCTTGCATATTCAAAGGGAGTCACATTCTTTGAATTGTTATTTATGGATATCGTCACATTTGCAGGTTCGGCCCAATTACTAATGGTAGAACTTTGGAAGGACCCTTTGCCATTTACAGAGATACTCTTTGCCGTGTTTGCTATTAATTTGAGATATCTCCTAATTGGGGCTTCACTTACTCCACTTTTCAAGGGAAGTTCATTATTCGAAAAGGCAGCTTTGATGCACCTTGTCGCCGATGAAAACTGGGCAGTTACAATGTCAAGATTAAAGAAGGAAAAGATCACTCCATACTTCCTTTTTGGTGGGGGGGTATGTCTTGTTATCTTCTGGGTGGTAAGTACACTTGCAGGCCATACTTTTGGATTTATAATATCAGATCCATATTCTGTAGGGCTTGATTTTGTCATAATAATTATTTTTACTGCTTTGGTAGCAAGTTTTTACGATGGAAAAGACAGCATCTTTCCATGGGTAATCGCCGCATTGTTTGCTTATCTATCTTTTTTGTTTATTCCTGGAAAATGGTATATCGTTATTGGAGGGATAGCTGGTGCTTTTAGTTATTCACTTCTAAAGCATTTTAGAGGTGATGAAAGTGAATGA
- a CDS encoding ABC transporter ATP-binding protein codes for MSAIISHNISKNFGDYKALDGIDLKVKEGEFFGLLGPNGAGKTTLLRILTGQIDQDSGEAEVMGLSISDSIGIKRISGIVPEAESPPSFLTAVEFLKFVCRLRNVDNIEENVSRWLSFFEIEEKKEILCKDLSKGQRQKLMLSAAFIHKPDILFLDEPFINLDPIFQRKVREYLFTIAREGCTIFMCTHILEIAEKLCTEVAVINKGKIIAQGSLENIRLKEGEHLEDIFMRLIEE; via the coding sequence ATGTCTGCAATCATTTCTCATAATATTTCAAAAAACTTTGGGGATTACAAAGCACTTGATGGGATAGATCTAAAAGTCAAAGAAGGGGAGTTCTTTGGTCTTTTGGGTCCCAACGGCGCAGGTAAGACTACGCTTCTTAGAATCCTAACGGGGCAGATTGATCAAGATTCCGGCGAAGCAGAAGTAATGGGCCTTTCAATATCGGATTCAATTGGAATAAAAAGAATTTCAGGAATTGTTCCAGAAGCTGAAAGTCCACCTTCTTTTCTTACTGCTGTAGAGTTCTTAAAGTTTGTATGTAGATTGAGAAACGTTGATAACATTGAAGAAAATGTTTCTAGATGGCTTAGTTTCTTTGAAATAGAGGAAAAGAAGGAAATTTTGTGTAAGGATCTTTCAAAAGGTCAGAGGCAGAAGTTAATGCTTTCCGCTGCATTTATCCATAAGCCTGATATTTTGTTTCTTGATGAGCCTTTCATAAATCTTGACCCAATATTCCAGAGAAAAGTTAGGGAGTATCTTTTTACTATAGCCAGAGAGGGCTGCACAATATTCATGTGTACCCATATACTTGAGATTGCAGAAAAACTCTGCACAGAAGTTGCAGTTATCAATAAGGGCAAAATTATAGCCCAAGGAAGTCTAGAAAATATTAGGCTAAAGGAAGGGGAGCATCTAGAAGATATATTCATGAGGCTCATAGAGGAGTAA
- a CDS encoding CBS domain-containing protein has protein sequence MWKKLAYIQKNLVWAIPISMILGILFGYITDPSSLKITIMPLTFLMVYPMMINLNIKKIFSKGDLKAQVVTQIVNFGLIPFIAFGIGMLFFKELPYYALGLLLMGLIPTSGMTISWTGFAKGNISAAIKMTVIGLILGAVLTPLYAKLLFGRVIDIPIWSIFQQIFIVVFLTMALGYATQRVLVRIYGEAKYNKDIKIRFPSLSSIGVLGIIFVAMALKANTIVKNPVIILYILVPVLVFYGINYLITTLTGKYLLDRDDGIAHVYGTVMRNLSIALAIAVTAFGKEGSDIALIIAISYVVQVQSAAWYVKLSERIFGAKTEDKASDIMEEGIFSLHSDALIQEAAKLMSEEGIHCVAVLNEKNIPLGLISSEMIVDLIAEEVDMQKTKLEEVKLKPVIMVKEKIPLDKVIKKMKKDKTYKVILTDEKGNLKGVLTETDIIRRFSQ, from the coding sequence ATGTGGAAAAAACTAGCATATATCCAGAAGAATTTAGTATGGGCAATACCAATCTCAATGATTTTAGGCATTTTGTTTGGGTATATAACAGACCCTTCATCATTAAAAATTACAATAATGCCGTTGACCTTTCTAATGGTATACCCTATGATGATAAATCTAAATATTAAAAAAATATTTTCTAAAGGGGATCTAAAAGCTCAAGTAGTCACACAAATAGTAAATTTTGGATTAATACCTTTCATAGCATTTGGAATAGGGATGTTATTCTTTAAAGAGCTCCCATACTACGCCCTTGGCCTTCTTTTGATGGGGCTTATCCCAACTAGCGGGATGACAATATCCTGGACTGGTTTCGCTAAAGGAAATATATCTGCTGCCATCAAGATGACAGTTATAGGTTTAATTTTAGGGGCTGTCCTTACACCTCTGTATGCTAAACTCCTTTTTGGTAGAGTCATAGATATACCAATCTGGAGCATATTCCAACAGATATTCATAGTAGTATTTCTAACAATGGCCCTAGGTTATGCAACTCAAAGGGTCTTAGTTAGAATTTACGGGGAAGCCAAGTACAACAAAGATATCAAAATAAGGTTTCCAAGCTTATCATCAATTGGCGTGCTAGGGATAATATTTGTTGCAATGGCACTTAAAGCAAACACAATAGTGAAAAATCCTGTTATCATACTATATATCCTAGTCCCAGTTTTGGTTTTTTATGGAATTAATTATTTAATAACAACCTTGACAGGTAAATATTTACTAGATAGAGATGACGGCATAGCTCACGTATACGGAACAGTTATGAGAAATCTTTCGATAGCATTGGCCATTGCAGTAACTGCTTTTGGGAAAGAAGGCTCTGACATTGCTCTAATAATTGCCATATCATACGTAGTTCAAGTTCAATCTGCAGCCTGGTATGTTAAGCTATCCGAAAGGATATTCGGTGCGAAGACAGAAGATAAAGCATCAGATATCATGGAAGAAGGAATTTTTTCTCTTCACTCAGATGCACTTATACAGGAAGCTGCTAAATTGATGAGCGAAGAAGGTATACACTGCGTTGCCGTGCTCAATGAAAAAAATATTCCCTTGGGATTGATATCTTCAGAGATGATCGTTGACCTTATAGCTGAAGAGGTAGATATGCAAAAAACAAAGCTAGAAGAAGTCAAACTAAAACCGGTAATTATGGTTAAGGAAAAGATACCATTAGACAAGGTAATCAAGAAAATGAAGAAAGACAAGACTTACAAAGTAATTCTAACTGATGAGAAGGGAAATCTCAAAGGTGTTTTGACTGAAACAGACATAATCCGTAGATTCTCACAATAA
- a CDS encoding rhodanese-like domain-containing protein — protein sequence MDMLKDVKWPEGVREAIEKDDVETVKKIMKTADDFLSQFSPQMITANEFKKLLEKGEKLTVFDLRDKKSFSEGSIKNSINVPYGLEIYDKAKVEGNKKIVLTCFAGKISVVAGDLLKREGFDNIYVLKGGMMEYNK from the coding sequence ATGGATATGTTGAAAGATGTTAAATGGCCTGAAGGCGTAAGGGAAGCAATAGAAAAAGATGATGTAGAAACTGTTAAGAAGATAATGAAAACTGCTGATGATTTTCTTTCTCAGTTTAGTCCACAGATGATCACTGCAAATGAATTCAAAAAACTTCTTGAAAAGGGTGAAAAATTAACAGTTTTTGACCTAAGGGATAAAAAAAGTTTCAGTGAAGGTTCAATTAAGAATAGTATTAATGTGCCATATGGATTAGAAATCTATGATAAAGCAAAAGTAGAAGGCAATAAAAAAATCGTATTGACATGCTTTGCAGGAAAGATAAGCGTCGTAGCGGGAGACCTTTTGAAAAGAGAAGGCTTTGATAACATATATGTCCTAAAAGGCGGAATGATGGAGTACAATAAGTAA
- a CDS encoding GNAT family N-acetyltransferase — translation MAIDKENLVYRKATLTDIPELIKFKLLLLDELNPNEDTGNLDILKNELELFFSEYLKRNEFIAWLAEYQGRIVSTSGLVLWRIAPRYDCLHGRYGYILNMYTIPEFRKNGISTELLKKLIEEAKKMNIDILNLHATKDGINMYRKFGFKDPIDPEIELNLNNY, via the coding sequence ATGGCCATAGACAAGGAGAATTTAGTTTACAGAAAAGCAACCCTTACTGATATACCTGAACTTATCAAATTCAAATTGCTACTTCTAGATGAACTAAACCCTAATGAAGATACAGGTAATCTTGATATTCTAAAAAATGAGTTGGAACTTTTTTTCTCTGAATACCTCAAAAGAAATGAGTTTATTGCATGGCTTGCCGAGTATCAGGGGAGGATAGTATCCACAAGTGGCCTTGTTCTATGGAGAATTGCGCCTAGATACGATTGTTTGCATGGAAGATACGGGTACATCCTTAATATGTATACAATCCCTGAATTCAGAAAAAATGGGATAAGTACGGAGTTACTAAAAAAACTAATTGAAGAAGCAAAAAAAATGAATATAGATATTTTGAATCTACATGCAACAAAAGATGGAATTAATATGTATCGCAAGTTTGGATTTAAAGACCCTATTGATCCTGAAATAGAGCTAAATCTTAATAATTATTGA
- a CDS encoding DJ-1/PfpI family protein, with translation MRIAFIIYNDLTTLDFIGAYDPLTRIKTMGFSNQIECDVCSFTDRVISVEGLEIVPTKVKNDLSNYDYVIIPGGKGIFELMKNKEFLDWLRKIPDTTVISTVCYASLLLGAIGKLKGKKATTHRVVMEELKKYTDKVSDCRIVQDGNIITARGVSSAIDLGLYLCEKIVGKEIREKIQVQMDYLNYTVC, from the coding sequence ATGAGAATAGCTTTTATAATTTACAATGATTTAACAACTCTCGATTTTATTGGGGCATACGATCCCTTGACTAGAATCAAAACTATGGGATTTTCAAATCAGATTGAATGTGATGTGTGTTCATTCACTGATAGGGTAATCTCTGTAGAGGGGCTAGAGATAGTTCCCACAAAAGTCAAAAATGATTTGTCTAATTATGATTATGTTATAATTCCTGGCGGTAAAGGGATCTTTGAGTTGATGAAGAATAAAGAATTTTTAGATTGGTTAAGAAAAATACCAGATACTACTGTGATATCTACTGTATGCTATGCCTCGCTATTATTGGGGGCTATTGGCAAATTAAAAGGTAAGAAAGCAACAACCCATAGAGTCGTTATGGAAGAATTAAAAAAATATACAGATAAAGTTTCAGATTGTAGGATAGTTCAGGACGGGAATATTATAACGGCCCGAGGAGTATCTTCTGCAATTGACTTAGGACTTTATCTGTGCGAAAAGATTGTAGGAAAAGAAATTAGAGAAAAGATACAAGTACAGATGGATTATCTAAACTACACAGTGTGCTAA